A genomic segment from Astyanax mexicanus isolate ESR-SI-001 unplaced genomic scaffold, AstMex3_surface scaffold_31, whole genome shotgun sequence encodes:
- the LOC125788856 gene encoding activating transcription factor 7-interacting protein 1-like → MQGVKVPIEPEEPNDKGETTFELLPALNGHVNEETSPNQRETVADPAVSHPAASDPAANHPAASDPAASDPAVSHPAASDPAASDPAASDPAANHPAASDPAASDPAANHPAASDPAANDPAVSHPAASDPAASDPAASDPAANHPAASDPAASDPAASDPAANHPAASDPADSDPAASDPAANHPAASDPAASDPAASDPAASDPAANHPAASDPADSDAAASDPAANHPAASDPAASDPAVSHPAASDPAASDPAANHPAASDPADSDPAASDPAANPPAASDPAANHPAASDPADSDPAASDPAANPPAASDPAASDPAASDPAASDPAVSHPAASDPAASDPAASDPAASDPAANHPAASDPADSDPAASDPAANHPAASDPAANHPAASDPAASDPAANHPAASDPADSDPAASDPAASDPAASDPGASHSAASDPAENHPAVNHHADLSN, encoded by the coding sequence AGGAAACCAGCCCTAATCAGAGAGAGACTGTCGCTGATCCTGCTGTGAGTCATCCTGCTGCCAGTGATCCTGCTGCCAATCATCCTGCTGCCAGTGATCCTGCTGCCAGTGATCCTGCTGTGAGTCATCCTGCTGCCAGTGATCCTGCTGCCAGTGATCCTGCTGCCAGTGATCCTGCTGCCAATCATCCTGCTGCCAGTGATCCTGCTGCCAGTGATCCTGCTGCCAATCATCCTGCTGCCAGTGATCCTGCTGCCAATGATCCTGCTGTGAGTCATCCTGCTGCCAGTGATCCTGCTGCCAGTGATCCTGCTGCCAGTGATCCTGCTGCCAATCATCCTGCTGCCAGTGATCCTGCTGCCAGTGATCCTGCTGCCAGTGATCCTGCTGCCAATCATCCTGCTGCCAGTGATCCTGCTGACAGTGATCCTGCTGCCAGTGATCCTGCTGCCAATCATCCTGCTGCCAGTGATCCTGCTGCCAGTGATCCTGCTGCCAGTGATCCTGCTGCCAGTGATCCTGCTGCCAATCATCCTGCTGCCAGTGATCCTGCTGACAGTGATGCTGCTGCCAGTGATCCTGCTGCCAATCATCCTGCTGCCAGTGATCCTGCTGCCAGTGATCCTGCTGTGAGTCATCCTGCTGCCAGTGATCCTGCTGCCAGTGATCCTGCTGCCAATCATCCTGCTGCCAGTGATCCTGCTGACAGTGATCCTGCTGCCAGTGATCCTGCTGCCAATCCTCCTGCTGCCAGTGATCCTGCTGCCAATCATCCTGCTGCCAGTGATCCTGCTGACAGTGATCCTGCTGCCAGTGATCCTGCTGCCAATCCTCCTGCTGCCAGTGATCCTGCTGCCAGTGATCCTGCTGCCAGTGATCCTGCTGCCAGTGATCCTGCTGTGAGTCATCCTGCTGCCAGTGATCCTGCTGCCAGTGATCCTGCTGCCAGTGATCCTGCTGCCAGTGATCCTGCTGCCAATCATCCTGCTGCCAGTGATCCTGCTGACAGTGATCCTGCTGCCAGTGATCCTGCTGCCAATCATCCTGCTGCCAGTGATCCTGCTGCCAATCATCCTGCTGCCAGTGATCCTGCTGCCAGTGATCCTGCTGCCAATCATCCTGCTGCCAGTGATCCTGCTGACAGTGATCCTGCTGCTAGTGATCCTGCTGCAAGTGATCCTGCTGCAAGTGATCCTGGTGCCAGTCATTCTGCTGCCAGTGATCCTGCTGAAAATCATCCTGCTGTCAATCATCATGCAGATTTATCAAACTAG